One region of Triticum aestivum cultivar Chinese Spring chromosome 6B, IWGSC CS RefSeq v2.1, whole genome shotgun sequence genomic DNA includes:
- the LOC123135527 gene encoding disease resistance protein RGA5 has protein sequence MELSPISASLGAMGSLPRKLDELLATKHRALRGVLMDDIDQLRAHLCILYNFMLKLSDAPQDPPMFVRYWMKDVRELSYDMEDFADQFVHAHGRAKIPRANHRKNKTRSRVKIDRLPKRHKWRPGITHKISEFRSRAYEAIQRYWRYKFDDCAANPRYSPIGHGRPTILPHPDDLVGIEGPSNELERWLINGEEQLKVVSIVGGAGIGKTTLALKLWGTLRGQFECGAFVRTAQKPDMRRILRNILLQVRPHQSPNHGEMRHLINDLREYLQDKRYFLIIDDLWATSVWDVVSRAFPKGGCSRIITTTESMEVALACCCFCPEHIFKMEPLSDNDSEKLLLQRILVSGNQSPQQFEDVIPQIIRSCGGLPLAIIIVARILASQPEKLDQWGSAQNSFHSIFGTNPNKEGFMGQILDICFNSLPHYLKTCLLYLSTYPEGYLFSKNDLMKQWVAEGLICANKGEDMEEVAGSYFGELVSMGLIQVMDITNDFEFLSYSVHQLVLDLITYKSIEDNFITMVDYSQTTTPLTDKIRRLSLHFGSAAYATTPASTRLSQARSLFFSGLFTSMPLFIFFKLLRVLILHIWDDTGAKMLNVTGICELFWLRYLQVTCNVTVKLPDKIEAMKHLETLEINARILDVPPDIVRLSSLLHLCLRGANLPNGIGCIRSLRTLMYFDIGNSSEDNLWGLGELTNLQDLHLTYSSSPSSEHLKRNLVALASSLRKLCNLKSFTLAPGIAGTVVLFDGSSSMPTPMFLEKLELLPPICIFSRLPRWIGQLHKTCIMKVAVRELPTIDIAILAGLPSLTVLSLSVHAAPEGRVVFNDREFPVLKYFKFRCGVLCMHFMPGAMPNLQRLKLGFNTHIGEKYDNMLAGIEHLLNLHDIAGKIGATTESEWSAAESAINNAINKHPRFPRRNLQWVDPVEEKCCPSEKHHLRQEKGTVGEKHGVLEKAIDMNKHADTGLSQPPNLPSNVASGRLESGSLVDELQEFSAPSLPCKVSCPLCKETLQREILDLHKSEQCTQRLLVCQYCEYQLPAIELHEHQAVCVLATVFCETCKKNIRYREWLGHEMQCYDSNDSAELSRLPQLPDLPSTVASGRLESGMVLQESKNESSSAPSWPLKVWRSAEQERWMPLPYGGEADSSAVTECRHAHKLILKILGAAATARQNRLECENLAQCLHEINALFPDLRLDREMAQPLAKLNQRLMEAHELVVACQSWKFIFARGVNAERLRDVRRRILEFHMFVKEKERLWAKENTR, from the exons ATGGAGCTGAGTCCAATCAGCGCTTCGTTGGGCGCCATGGGCTCCCTTCCGCGCAAGCTCGACGAGCTCCTTGCGACCAAACACCGGGCTCTGCGGGGGGTTCTGATGGATGATATCGATCAACTCAGGGCTCATCTTTGCATCCTATACAACTTCATGCTGAAGCTCTCTGATGCGCCGCAGGACCCTCCTATGTTTGTGAGGTACTGGATGAAGGATGTGCGCGAGCTATCCTATGACATGGAGGACTTTGCCGACCAATTCGTCCATGCTCATGGCCGTGCCAAGATCCCTAGAGCTAATCACCGCAAAAATAAAACCCGTTCTCGGGTAAAGATTGACCGCCTTCCAAAGAGGCACAAGTGGCGACCTGGGATCACCCACAAAATTTCAGAATTCAGGTCTCGAGCATATGAGGCGATTCAGCGCTACTGGAGGTACAAGTTTGATGATTGCGCCGCCAATCCTAGGTACTCACCTATTGGCCATGGCCGTCCAACTATTTTGCCACATCCTGATGACCTTGTTGGCATAGAAGGACCATCAAATGAGCTCGAGCGGTGGTTGATCAATGGAGAGGAGCAGCTCAAGGTGGTGTCCATTGTCGGTGGTGCAGGAATCGGTAAGACCACTCTTGCCTTGAAGTTGTGGGGTACACTCCGTGGACAATTCGAGTGTGGGGCATTTGTTCGGACAGCACAAAAGCCCGATATGAGACGTATTCTCAGGAACATACTCTTGCAAGTTCGACCGCACCAATCTCCCAACCATGGTGAGATGCGCCACCTAATTAACGACCTCAGAGAGTATCTACAAGACAAGAG GTACTTTCTTATAATTGATGATTTATGGGCTACCTCGGTATGGGATGTGGTTAGTCGCGCATTTCCAAAGGGTGGTTGCAGCAGAATAATAACTACGACAGAGAGTATGGAAGTAGCTCTCGCATGCTGTTGTTTTTGCCCTGAGCACATTTTTAAAATGGAACCTCTTAGTGATAATGACTCAGAGAAATTACTGCTCCAAAGAATCCTTGTCTCAGGAAATCAAAGTCCGCAACAGTTTGAAGATGTTATACCTCAGATTATTAGAAGTTGTGGTGGCTTGCCATTAGCAATCATCATTGTAGCCAGAATTTTAGCAAGCCAACCTGAGAAACTAGACCAATGGGGCAGTGCACAGAATTCTTTTCATTCCATTTTTGGGACAAATCCTAACAAGGAAGGGTTTATGGGACAAATATTGGACATTTGTTTCAATAGTCTTCCACATTATTTGAAGACATGTCTGCTCTATCTTAGTACATATCCAGAGGGCTACCTATTCTCAAAAAATGATTTGATGAAGCAATGGGTAGCTGAGGGTTTAATATGTGCAAACAAAGGTGAAGACATGGAGGAAGTTGCCGGGAGCTATTTTGGTGAGCTTGTCAGTATGGGCCTGATCCAAGTTATGGATATCACCAATGATTTTGAGTTCTTGTCTTATTCAGTACACCAGCTGGTACTTGATCTCATTACATACAAGTCCATTGAAGATAACTTCATCACTATGGTGGATTATTCGCAAACAACAACACCACTTACTGATAAAATTCGTCGATTGTCGCTACACTTTGGTAGTGCAGCATATGCAACGACACCAGCAAGTACCAGATTATCACAAGCACGATCACTCTTCTTTTCTGGACTGTTTACTAGCATGCCTTTATTCATATTTTTTAAGCTTCTTCGAGTCCTAATCCTTCATATTTGGGATGATACTGGAGCCAAGATGTTGAACGTTACaggaatttgtgaacttttttggcTGAGATATTTGCAGGTCACATGTAATGTCACTGTAAAGCTACCAGATAAGATTGAAGCAATGAAACACCTGGAGACACTGGAAATAAATGCAAGAATACTTGATGTTCCACCGGATATTGTTAGACTTTCGAGCTTGTTGCATCTCTGCCTCCGAGGTGCAAATCTACCTAATGGTATTGGGTGCATCAGATCTCTACGTACGCTCATGTATTTTGACATTGGCAATAGCTCCGAAGACAACCTATGGGGCCTTGGTGAGCTGACAAACCTGCAGGATCTTCATCTCACTTATTCTTCATCACCCTCTAGTGAACATTTGAAGAGAAATCTGGTAGCTTTGGCCTCTTCACTTCGGAAACTTTGCAACCTCAAATCGTTCACTCTTGCTCCTGGTATTGCTGGAACTGTTGTTCTTTTTGATGGCTCAAGCAGCATGCCTACTCCCATGTTTCTAGAGAAACTTGAGTTGTTGCCGCCCATTTGCATCTTTTCTAGACTTCCCAGGTGGATCGGACAACTCCACAAAACCTGCATTATGAAAGTTGCTGTCAGAGAATTGCCGACAATTGATATTGCCATCCTTGCCGGATTACCTTCCCTCACAGTTCTCTCACTATCTGTTCATGCAGCTCCTGAGGGAAGGGTCGTCTTCAACGATAGGGAATTCCCAGTTCTCAAGTATTTTAAGTTTAGATGTGGTGTACTTTGCATGCATTTTATGCCAGGAGCCATGCCCAATCTGCAAAGACTCAAGTTAGGTTTCAACACACATATTGGGGAGAAGTATGACAATATGCTTGCTGGAATTGAGCACCTCTTAAACCTCCACGACATTGCTGGGAAAATAGGAGCTACCACCGAGTCTGAATGGAGTGCTGCAGAGTCAGCAATCAACAATGCCATAAACAAGCATCCAAGGTTTCCTAGACGTAACTTACAATGGGTGGATCCAGTCGAGGAAAAATGTTGTCCTTCGGAAAAACATCATTTGAGACAAGAAAAAGGCACAGTAGGTGAAAAACATGGGGTTCTAGAGAAAGCGATTGATATGAACAAACATGCGGACACTGG GTTGTCTCAACCTCCCAATCTGCCATCAAATGTCGCTTCAGGTCGCCTGGAATCAGGTAGTTTAGTTGACGAATTACAAGAGTTTTCAGCACCATCATTGCCCTGTAAG GTAAGTTGCCCCCTTTGCAAAGAAACCTTACAACGGGAAATATTGGATCTTCATAAAAGTGAACAGTGCACACAGAGGTTGCTTGTATGTCAATATTGTGAGTACCAATTGCCTGCAATTGAACTTCATGAACATCAG GCTGTATGTGTACTTGCAACAGTGTTTTGTGAAACATGCAAGAAGAATATTAGATATCGTGAGTGGTTAGGCCACGAAATGCAGTGTTACGACTCAAATGATTCTGCAGAATTATCAAG ATTGCCTCAGCTGCCCGATCTGCCATCAACTGTGGCTTCAGGTCGCCTGGAGTCAGGTATGGTTCTTCAGGAATCAAAAAATGAGTCGTCATCAGCACCATCGTGGCCCCTCAAG GTTTGGCGCTCTGCGGAACAGGAGAGGTGGATGCCGTTGCCGTATGGGGGAGAAGCCGACAGTTCTGCTGTCACAGAGTGTAGGCACGCCCACAAGCTCATCTTGAAGATtctcggggcggcggcgacggcccgCCAGAACAGGCTCGAGTGTGAGAACCTCGCACAGTGCCTGCACGAAATCAACGCCTTGTTCCCTGACCTGCGGCTGGACCGGGAGATGGCGCAACCGCTGGCCAAGCTAAACCAGAGGCTCATGGAGGCGCATGAGCTCGTTGTGGCTTGCCAGAGCTGGAAGTTCATCTTTGCCCGCGGCGTCAATGCGGAGCGGCTCAGGGACGTCAGGCGCAGGATCCTTGAGTTCCACATGTTTGTCAAGGAGAAGGAGCGCCTCTGGGCGAAAGAGAACACGAGATGA